In Candidatus Hamiltonella defensa 5AT (Acyrthosiphon pisum), one genomic interval encodes:
- the ftsZ gene encoding cell division protein FtsZ, whose product MFEPVEITNEAIIKVIGVGGGGGNAVEHMVKEHIEGVEFFVVNTDAQVLRKTTVGQTIQIGSTITKGLGAGANPDVGRNAAEEDRDALRAALEGADMVFIAAGMGGGTGTGAAPVVAEIAKELNILTVAVVTKPFNFEGKKRMLFADQGIIELSKHVDSLITIPNDKLLKVLGRGISLLDAFSAANDVLKGAVQGIAELITRPGLMNVDFADVRTVMSEMGYAMMGSGSASGEDRAEEASEMAISSPLLEDIDLSGARGVLVNITAGFDLKLDEFETVGNTIRAFASDNATVVIGTSLHPEMNDELRVTVVATGIGMNKHQENTSAKKKMQTGSTHHYQTNVLPPLPQETKNTNHHLSNEGDTEIKKEPDYLDIPAFLRKQSDQ is encoded by the coding sequence ATGTTTGAACCAGTTGAAATAACCAATGAAGCAATTATTAAAGTCATTGGCGTTGGCGGCGGTGGCGGCAATGCTGTCGAGCACATGGTAAAAGAACACATTGAAGGTGTTGAATTTTTTGTTGTCAATACGGATGCTCAAGTATTACGTAAAACGACTGTGGGTCAAACGATTCAAATTGGGAGCACCATTACCAAAGGTTTAGGAGCTGGTGCAAACCCTGATGTTGGACGAAACGCGGCTGAAGAAGATAGGGACGCTCTGAGGGCTGCTCTTGAAGGAGCCGATATGGTCTTTATCGCGGCTGGTATGGGGGGAGGGACAGGCACAGGGGCCGCGCCTGTGGTAGCCGAAATCGCAAAAGAATTAAATATTTTAACGGTTGCTGTGGTCACTAAACCTTTTAATTTTGAAGGCAAAAAGCGTATGTTATTTGCCGATCAAGGCATTATCGAGCTCTCGAAGCATGTGGACTCTTTAATTACCATTCCGAATGATAAGTTACTAAAAGTATTGGGACGAGGCATTTCTCTACTGGATGCGTTTAGTGCAGCTAATGATGTATTAAAAGGCGCAGTACAAGGGATCGCTGAATTAATTACACGCCCTGGTTTAATGAATGTCGATTTTGCGGATGTACGTACGGTCATGTCTGAAATGGGCTATGCCATGATGGGGTCTGGGTCGGCTAGTGGCGAAGATAGAGCAGAAGAAGCTTCAGAGATGGCTATTTCCAGTCCTCTCTTGGAAGATATCGATTTATCGGGTGCTCGCGGTGTATTGGTGAATATTACAGCGGGGTTTGATCTCAAATTAGATGAATTTGAAACAGTGGGTAATACCATACGCGCTTTTGCTTCTGACAATGCCACTGTGGTGATCGGGACTTCTTTACACCCAGAAATGAATGATGAATTGCGAGTTACCGTGGTGGCAACGGGTATTGGAATGAATAAACATCAAGAAAATACTTCGGCTAAGAAAAAAATGCAGACCGGATCAACACATCATTATCAAACAAATGTTCTGCCACCTTTGCCTCAAGAGACAAAGAACACAAATCATCACTTAAGCAATGAAGGTGATACGGAAATCAAAAAAGAACCGGATTATCTTGATATCCCTGCTTTTTTACGTAAGCAGTCAGATCAATAG
- the lpxC gene encoding UDP-3-O-acyl-N-acetylglucosamine deacetylase — protein sequence MIKQKTLKHVVKTTGVGLHTGKKVTLTMRPASANDGIIYRRVDLNPVVEFFADPESVRDTQLCTCLVNENNIRISTIEHLNSALAAFGIDNVIIEVDAPEVPIMDGSASPFIFLLLNSGIKELNAPKKFLKLKETIRVQKDDKWAELSPYDGFRLDFSIDFKHPAIHENTQSYGFDFSAQTFILELSRARTFGFIKDIEYLQSKGLCLGGSFDCAIVMDDYRVLNEDGLRFEDEFVRHKMLDAIGDLFICGHNIIGAFSAFKSGHALNNQLLKAVLENQSAWEYVTFEHEEAPILFGHSLEMCFVR from the coding sequence ATGATAAAACAAAAAACATTAAAACATGTTGTGAAAACAACCGGTGTTGGCCTGCATACAGGGAAAAAAGTGACTCTTACTATGCGACCTGCATCAGCAAACGATGGGATTATTTATCGTCGCGTTGATTTAAACCCCGTTGTTGAATTTTTTGCAGATCCTGAATCTGTACGTGACACCCAGCTTTGCACCTGCCTAGTAAATGAAAATAATATACGTATTTCTACGATTGAACATCTTAATTCTGCCCTCGCCGCATTCGGAATCGATAATGTGATTATAGAAGTTGATGCGCCTGAAGTGCCTATTATGGATGGTAGCGCCAGCCCTTTTATATTTTTATTACTAAATTCAGGCATCAAAGAACTCAATGCGCCAAAAAAATTTTTAAAATTAAAAGAAACCATCCGAGTTCAAAAAGATGATAAATGGGCCGAATTATCGCCATATGACGGTTTTCGCTTGGATTTTAGCATTGACTTTAAGCATCCTGCAATTCATGAAAATACTCAAAGCTACGGTTTTGATTTTTCTGCACAAACTTTTATCCTTGAGCTTAGCCGTGCCAGAACTTTTGGTTTTATAAAAGATATTGAATATCTGCAATCAAAAGGTCTCTGCTTGGGTGGCAGCTTTGACTGCGCTATTGTGATGGATGATTATCGTGTGCTCAATGAAGACGGTTTAAGGTTTGAAGATGAATTTGTTCGTCATAAAATGCTGGATGCCATCGGTGATTTATTTATTTGCGGTCACAACATTATTGGTGCTTTTTCTGCCTTTAAATCTGGCCATGCATTAAATAATCAGCTATTAAAAGCCGTTTTAGAGAATCAATCCGCTTGGGAGTATGTTACTTTTGAGCATGAAGAAGCTCCTATCTTATTTGGTCACTCGTTAGAGATGTGCTTTGTTCGATAA
- a CDS encoding cell division protein FtsQ/DivIB, with protein MSQAVLKKARNIKKKKRIFRDYQPFLGIIFFWILLVVLCIASYWAIEQVKRTYSSPLSTLLLTGERRFTTKKDIQQAILSTGIAHSFMEEDVHLLQQAIKRFPWVKQVYVRKHWPDKLDIHVTDYAPIAVWNDLHLLDHEGKIFSVPHDRMTHERLVLLYGPEGSEQDTLASYLTMDQLLSAHQFHLKMAEMNARRSWQLILDNEIRLEIGKVHMMSRLKRFIELYPFFENHPDQRIDYIDLRYKNGAAVHWSPIFVETQPVQMQSKKSPP; from the coding sequence ATGTCCCAAGCTGTTTTAAAAAAAGCGCGTAATATCAAAAAAAAGAAGAGAATATTTCGCGATTATCAGCCGTTTTTGGGGATCATTTTTTTTTGGATACTTTTAGTTGTTTTGTGCATAGCATCCTATTGGGCGATTGAGCAGGTTAAACGAACGTATTCATCCCCTCTCTCAACATTATTGTTGACAGGTGAAAGGCGCTTCACCACAAAAAAAGATATTCAACAAGCGATTTTATCAACAGGCATAGCTCACTCTTTTATGGAAGAAGACGTTCACCTGCTTCAACAGGCAATAAAACGTTTCCCTTGGGTAAAACAGGTGTATGTGCGAAAACACTGGCCTGATAAACTCGATATTCATGTGACAGATTATGCGCCTATAGCTGTTTGGAACGACTTACATTTACTGGATCATGAAGGGAAAATATTCAGCGTGCCTCATGATCGTATGACACATGAAAGATTAGTGTTGCTCTATGGCCCTGAAGGCAGTGAACAAGATACGCTGGCTTCTTATCTCACTATGGATCAGCTCTTATCCGCGCATCAGTTTCATTTAAAAATGGCCGAGATGAATGCACGACGCTCCTGGCAATTGATTTTAGATAACGAGATTCGGCTTGAAATTGGAAAAGTTCATATGATGTCACGTTTGAAACGCTTCATTGAATTATATCCATTTTTTGAAAATCACCCTGATCAACGTATCGATTATATTGATTTACGGTATAAAAATGGTGCAGCAGTTCATTGGTCTCCTATATTTGTCGAGACCCAGCCTGTACAGATGCAGAGTAAGAAATCACCGCCCTGA
- the ftsA gene encoding cell division protein FtsA produces the protein MMKSTDKKLVVGLEIGTAKVCVLVGEVLPDGMINIIGIGNCLSRGMDKGGVNDLESVIKCVQRAVDQAELMADCQISSIYLALSGKHISCQNEIGMVPISEEEVTQGDVDSVMHTAKSVRVRDEHRILHVIPQEYAIDYQEGIKNPIGLCGVRMQAKVHLITCHNDMAKNIAKAVERCGLKVDQLIFSGLAASYAVLAEDERELGVCLIDIGAGTMDMTVYYNGALRHSKVIPYAGNVVTSDIAYAFGTPPSDAEAIKVRYGSALGNMIPKDDKVEVPSVGGRPPRSLQRQALAEVIEPRCAELLQLVQDEILQLQNKLRHQGVKHHLAAGIVLTGGAAQMNGLVGCAQKIFHTHQVRVATPLNITGLTDYVHKPDYSTVVGLLHYGKECHLGAESEIKKRFLTGYVLKRIHKWLKKEF, from the coding sequence ATGATGAAATCAACGGACAAAAAATTAGTGGTAGGCCTTGAGATAGGCACGGCAAAAGTCTGTGTATTAGTCGGTGAGGTATTGCCCGATGGAATGATCAATATTATTGGGATAGGTAATTGCCTTTCCAGGGGAATGGATAAAGGAGGCGTGAACGATCTTGAGTCTGTCATAAAATGTGTTCAACGTGCGGTTGATCAAGCTGAATTGATGGCTGACTGTCAGATTTCTTCCATCTATTTAGCTTTATCTGGCAAGCATATCAGCTGTCAAAACGAAATAGGTATGGTCCCTATTTCAGAAGAGGAAGTCACTCAAGGAGATGTTGATAGTGTCATGCATACTGCCAAATCTGTACGAGTCAGAGATGAACACCGTATTTTGCATGTGATTCCACAGGAATATGCGATTGATTATCAAGAAGGGATAAAAAATCCGATTGGCCTTTGTGGTGTTCGTATGCAGGCTAAAGTGCACCTCATCACATGTCATAACGATATGGCAAAAAATATTGCAAAAGCGGTTGAACGCTGCGGTCTGAAAGTTGATCAATTGATATTTTCTGGTTTAGCGGCAAGTTATGCCGTATTAGCAGAAGATGAACGTGAATTGGGTGTCTGCTTAATTGACATCGGTGCAGGTACAATGGACATGACCGTTTATTATAATGGGGCATTACGTCACAGCAAGGTGATCCCTTATGCCGGCAACGTAGTGACCAGCGATATTGCCTATGCTTTTGGTACGCCTCCCAGTGATGCGGAAGCCATTAAAGTGAGATACGGTTCTGCTTTAGGCAATATGATTCCAAAAGATGATAAAGTGGAGGTGCCGAGTGTCGGAGGACGCCCGCCCCGTAGCTTGCAACGGCAGGCATTGGCTGAAGTCATAGAGCCCCGCTGTGCTGAATTGTTACAGTTAGTTCAGGATGAAATCCTACAGCTGCAGAATAAATTACGTCATCAGGGGGTAAAGCACCATCTTGCTGCAGGTATTGTGTTAACAGGAGGTGCTGCTCAGATGAATGGCCTGGTAGGCTGTGCCCAAAAAATCTTCCATACTCATCAGGTGCGAGTTGCAACGCCTCTTAATATTACCGGTTTGACCGATTATGTACATAAACCGGACTATTCTACTGTGGTTGGTTTATTACATTATGGTAAAGAATGCCATTTAGGTGCCGAATCAGAAATAAAAAAACGTTTTCTAACGGGTTATGTACTAAAACGTATTCATAAATGGCTTAAGAAAGAATTTTAA